The window AGATCCTTTTTAAGAATCTTGAAATGCAATATTAGGCACTTGTAACAAAACTATCATACCAAAAGACATTATTAATTTTATACGAGCGTAGCAGCACTCGTTAAAAGAGATTTCAGATgttatatttttacaaaattaaaattaatttgaaaaaaaaagtctaaatACAGTAATAATAAATGTGAATGTGTGCAATTACGTGATAAATTAAGTGTAATTTAAATATGCTTACGAGTGCCGAGCCAAATTAACACCCGTTACGAGAATCACTTTCGTATCATTGTGTATCTAGAAAATTAGGCAAAGAAACCATCAAAACCCCACCATGAAATAGTTATCGGATGTCCCCGAAGAGACATCATCAATAGTTATGGAAATGCTTGTGTTCGAAGCAAGAATAACCCGTCTATGTCGGATGGGTGGTACCTTGTCAATCGAAACGCAAATGGATTTTTTCGTTCATCCACAGAAGAAAAGATGTGAGTTAACTGAAGAGCCATTGCATGTCACTGTGTCAAAGCTTTTTCTTTTCGTCCCCTCCCATTCCAATTTCCAGGCGTGGTAAAGACTGTGTCTGGATAATAAATTATTTACCTAAATTTATCTGCTCGCTCGTacgataaatatatttttatattacatacattatataaaaaaaattatctcaaataatattctacGTACAGTCTACGCACATATTTGATTTGGTATTAGAAGGTTAATTACAAGTTTCACGCAGAAACTGGAAATGTAAAGAGGGATAAACAAGTGATGGATTAATGGGAGTAAAACTGTCCACCAAAAGGCAGACCACACCAAATTCTTAACGGGTCTTAATCTATTGACTCTGGTTCAGTTTACAATTTAAATAGTGCttaaatcttttctttttttgtttatcTTATATAGATAACTcagtttcaaattttcaatgGGACGGCTATAAAAAAATCTGAAAGATCGTCCAATTGTACCCTCTTTTATCAGACATAAACTCTtagcctatatatatatatatatatgtatatatatactttAGGAATTTCGTTTTAAGAAGTCATACACATAAAAATTGATTTCAGTCTCATTTGGATTGCCATCTTTttaagtttatttttttttttgtagaaaattatAGTGTAATAatgtaatatatgtgaaataaaatgaCCGTTTGAAAAgtgtattaaaaaaatattttaaaatttttctaccaaaactATCAATTCATATTCTTTAATGTTTTAGTAACATAGCATCAACTAACTATGTGGAGCTAAGAACAAAAACTTTTGCTTCCTAGGTTCTGACCGTCAagcctttccttttccttttctccctcGTAAGATTTGAAGACTCgaacacttaaaaaaaaaaaaaaaaaaactgtttaattgaaaatttttttttttaaaaaaaaaaaaaagaagacacatataatttttgaaagagACGGCTGAGATCAAAGACGAAATGACGCGACCCATTCAAACCGTTGAAAACGCAGGTGCGCCGGACGCAGCAGGGCAAAACTGTGAGAGTTGAAAATTGCAAATTGCCGGTCACCAGATGGGGGATTGGGGACCCCACCCGCAATCTCATAGTAGTACAGAGGGCAATGAGCAAAGCAACTGACTCCAGGAAAATCGAGTCTTAAATCCGTGTGGGGCAGTGTGTTTTCTGTGAAGCTTTGTGGGCCCCCGTCATATgaatttaaaaaggaaaaaaaaaaaagtagtagtagtactagtagtagtagtagtggtAGAATCCATTCGATGGCGAAAGTGTTGGGGATCCAAAGTCCATGCCGATAGTCTCTACCTGCCTTCTTATTTAGGTGAGTCGTCAATTTTTAGATCAAAATCGAAGGGAGAATCCCAAGTCATTTGTCCAAACAAAAGCAAAGCCCAAAAATCTACACTAAACTCCAATAAGAACTCCACTAAATACATCATATTCACGAGAAAATACTATGTGCTACATTATTCTTAAAAAAATGTTAATTGTACTCcaaaaactaaactaaactaGAAATTTTATATCGGTTCTCGAAACAACTACTAGTAGTTAGTCCAGGATCAACAGAGAAGCTTCTTGTGGATATATAAGGATTCCATTTGCATATTTACATGCTAAGTGGAGTCCACTTGACACGTTAAATAAAATCAAGTGGAATGCTGGTGTGTCCAAGTGGATTTTTGGATTCAACTACTAGACATACTTAATAATCGCTTCAGATCGACTTTTTTGGTCTAAATAAAAAAGTTAAATCAACAGTTTAGAACTTAATGAGAATAGAGAATTATAATTGTACATATTGACTATGCGATTTTATAAGTTTATATATAATGGACATTTCTGTCTCTATATGAGCATATTTCAATATAAAATGTAATGACTAttcaaaaatgttttttttttttttttttgccaaaaatctAAAAATCATGATGTATATGTACCCAAAAGCaaaagcattaaaaaaaaaggaaaagtaaaaACACGTGGATGACCCAAGAAATGATATAACGCGTTTTCTTGTCTCGATGTGGTATTGGAGTGGTATAATGATGGACTAATATTACTTTTTGTCCCTACCAATGAGAGGTATGAAAAGTCACTGTTTCCCATTCTATGGCAGGAGATCTGCAATCAGCTTGAATCTTGACGAGGGTGTATAACTAATTGAGTTCCCAGTCATGTGGAATTCGGTTTTCCAGAAGTAAGTTGCATTCAGAAACTGGAATCTTGACAAGGGTTTATAACTAATTGAGTACTAGTCCTGTGGAATTTGGTGTTCAAGAAGCATAAACAAGATTGGGGGCACTTGGCTTAATAGGTGAAAGCAATTAACATTTGAATTTTATGAGAAGACTAAAGCATTTCATCCTCCCTTTTGAAGCAAAAGAGGAGGGGAAGTGTTTGAGATTTTTCTTGAAGTGATTAATTGCAGAAGGTGATTTGTAATTGGAATATAAAGCATTTCATCCtcccttttattctttttttttttttttttgggggaggggggagggGTTCATTTTAGTTTATTGCAGTGATGTAATTGGAATATAAATTGTACATTTAAATATTCTTAAATGCGATGGAAGATTACTTGAAAAATTATTTAGGCTAACATTATAGCACATTCTGTGATGCGATAcatgtaaaataataaaaaggtgattgaataTGATGCAGATAAAATAGTCTAGTGTATTTGGATAGAAACTTATTTGgaataatatattaaaaaaatagcataagattttttataatgtaatatatatgaaatgaaaaaataattaaaaaacaatACAAAAACACATTTGCGGTgctattaaaaaatttttttgccaaTAGAGGTCTATCCCAAAAAAGTGCTCATTCACGTACGCTCTCAGTCGTCTAACCAGCAGAGCTCCTCTTACCAAAAAACCACACTTGCCTAACCATCCTTCCCCCGTCTTACAACCTGCACGTTCGTGTAGCCGGCAAAAATTATATGCATGTTCAAGTGGACAGTGTTTTGGGATCTGCGACTAGGGTCATCACTCATCATATCAGCTTTTTCCTGTTTTGACCAGAAAGCTATGGTCTACTTATTTATTTTATGGCATcgataatatttttataatttaatctgtcttaatttaaaaaaaaaatctaaaaaaattgTGTATAAAAATTTGATTAAATTAAAAGAATACTTTAATATCTcctttaaattattttttttattataagtGAAGTTCGAACCCCTCGATTTATAGTTTAAAAGGAGAGATTTAGTCCCTTTTTTGCGGCGGCCGGCCATGAATTCAGTGGTTCTAATGGCAATACTTGAACGGAGCCAACGGTCATGTAATTATTGTTGCATTCCAGGACAGGTGCCCAACGCTGCAGCCTTTGCTGCTATCTTGTCCAATCTTATTTTTGACAGATAGTTGCATTGGGCTACAAGGTTCAGTCCAAACACTTACTCTTGGCAAGTACAATGTACCATAATCAGCCCAAGCCAATTCACATGCAGCAAGCAAGAACCTTAAATAGTAAGCCTATTAAAATGTCACATTAACCATGTTGCTTTCTATCCAGCCTATAATTTTCTGCAACCCCATCTCCACCCCCCAccaactaaaaagaaaaagaaaaaagaattatcTAACTAAATTTACCCCCTTTtcaatatatgtatgtatgtatgtatgtattacAACTACACAATTAAAAATGATGGAGAATGAGGGTTTTTTCAtcttaggaaaaaaaagaaaaagaaaaagacgagGGACAATGAAGAGTTGCTGTACTGTTATAGATGGTGACATGAagtatacacacacacattacacaaaatcaaaaccaaaTTGACATAACCATAATCTATGAGTGCAGAAGAGCAAATCTGCAGGCTAAATATATATAGCACAAGACtctgattttcaaatttcatacaGCTCAATTTGCTCTCCTCATTTTACTATTTAAAGGGACTTCTTTATAGGATTGAACCTTCTCAGCTGCCTTTCTTAATGGTCTTCCACCAATTGAGGTTCTTTCTGGTCGTCTAGATTTAAGTTCAGCACCATGTTGCTTATCATCTTTACAGTCTTTGTAAGTAAAAGGTGATGAAGCTGGTCCAAAATCAGTCGGTACGCCAGCAGTTGGCAGCATCACGTCCTCTAGTTCGAAcaagttttctttgttttcctgCTGTTGCATTTTGGAACTAGCTGACTGCCTCCTTAAACAGAGCCTGCAGCAAGAATGTAGAATAGAGATTAGAAAAAGCCATCTTCTTATGTGCAAAGGCTGATAACTGTTTAGATAAGATATTGAAATGATCGTTAAAATGCAACAGATGGCCACAGGGGTACGGATTCTAAGGAGAGCTGGAAgcttagggataatttcacccCACAGCTTATCTGCCTAGAACTTTCAAGATGTGATTTTTCAGTCACAAATGCATAATCATACAGGGCGAGGACTTGAACCTCTTGTTTTCTGCTGCCTCCTTTGCTGCAACTTGATGGGATACAGTTGTACAATGGCCTACGGCTGCAAAAGCACAGACAAGTCACAAACTTGAATAACTAAAATGCATACATAAGCAGGCAACAAAATCATATGTATTAGGCACTTACATCTACTTCTTGTGAAGCGGGGCCTTCTGTTCTTGCTATTATCATGTTTGGTTTCTTCTGCAGGAGTCAGCTCTCTCTCCTGAAGCCAGCAAGTGACATAAACTGATTACTACAATGACTTACTGATTGGTGAAAATGGTAGTTACGAACCCTATTATCTTCCTGCCTTTAATCGTTCTCAATTTAATTTCAGAGTAATACATAGATCAAACTCAGCTATGACAACACATAATTGTTATTTTGATCAAGTTTAAACAGTAAAGTCCAACTTTTCCACTCGGTTACGTCCTTCAAAAGCATGAACACGAGAGATAATGGAAAATCTCTTCCATGAACGTCTGAGAAAATGCAATCACAAATTTGTTTTAACTTTTAGATGCACCTTCAAGTGTCCTACTTGAAGCTCTCCCAATTGTCACTCGTCCATAATATAGGCATGTGAATTAGCAAAAATAATTCCATAAGAATGCTAAGTATGGTCTTCAAATGCATTATTAGATCAGACACCAGATACGCTAAATTATGGCCTCCTACCATATGCCTTTCTCGTGATAAAATTGCTAAGCTCTGATCTTCTAATTAATGCAAAAGATATTTTAAGCTGTGTTGAGATTCTCTTAGTCATTGTGAAACTTCAAATATGAGCTGAAAAAGTCACACAATTTCTCttgaaaaaggagaaaatctAGCTTCGCTGTGCAATATCCAGCTTCGGAGGGGAAATGCTTATTCATGTACCGATCAGTGAACATCTGAAACCAAAGATTCTACTGAAACTAAAGGAATCCCTTCTGATTGAAAAAAACTTGCCTTGATTTCCAAACTCCTTGATTTAAGAAGTGCCTCCTTGCAGGAAATCTCGTGCTGTAGGGTCATCATCTGGAACAAGATAAATTTTCTAAGACCACTCCTTCAAGAAATGAGCAGAATTCGTTAACTACTATTGCAATAAGAAGAGCTAACCTTTTCTTTCCCGAAATTAAGTTCCTGCACAATCAGAAGATTAGACACGTTATAGAGGACAATGGCAAAATTTTCTTGTAGAGTATTAAAAGGACTAACTTTAGAACTGATGGAAAAGAAACTAACCGCTATCATAACACTATTGGCTTGAGCAAGATTCCAATTCTGCATTTGCATCTTCTGAAGATTGATTCTGAGTTTTTGGAgctcaattccattcaattcaatCACCTTACTGTAATTAGATTCCAGAAATAAGTTCTAGGGAAACTGCCGAGCATACTTTTTATCACAacacaaaaacaacaattaaagCGTACTTTTTATCTTGAATAAGCTTGACCAGTGCCATATTTTCCTGTTCCAAACATCCAAATACAaacaaattataaaaaataataaccaAGTACAACGAACACCAGCAGAAGTAAATATGACCAAGAAAAACTTTACCTTGGCAAGATGATCAATATATTCCTTAGAAGAAGGATCCAAGGAGGGCTTTTCTACATTGCTTGGAGATCTAGGCTGTGGAGCAGAATTGGTAATATCTGACAATCTTCTCCTGACGACGCTCCCAAAAGAAGACCTCTTTGCCATTCTATCCCCTTTCATTGTGTACCAAATAAAACCTCGAAGTGACCTTAAACCTTAAATTACACCAAAACTTCAATTTTGTGAAAATGAAGTTTGTGTTCAACAGACAAGTTCAAGAtttaaaacccagaaaatttttGGAACAGAAATCATAAAATGTTTAAGATTAAAGTTTATTTTCAAATCACCCGGAGCCCcagaagtaaaaataaaaaagggacaagaaataagaaaaatggtATTCTGGGATTTCTGATTGTGTAATAAAATTAccaaatcaatgaatgaatgtggtgtatgtatatatatatagattgaTAAAGTTTTTTTTCTATAGAAATAGAATCAGAAGGGAGAATTCTTGAACACACTTGTCTGTAAAGAAGTATGAAGCAAGAATTTCCCTTTAACTTTCCTACCAAAGATTTAATCGTTCCCTCTGAAACAGAAGGAATCAGTAGACAAAATGATACGAGAGAATTGAAATTAAAGgggagcaaaagaaaaagattgagaaAGCGCCAAAGATGCAATACAGTACTGTAGCAAGCACtgacaaaaaaattgaaaaggcaCAGTTTTGGGAAAGTGAGCGGAGGTTCGGATCGCCAACGGCTGTCCGAAGCTAAAGGGTGGTTGGCACGGATCCGAGCCTCTTACTTTTAAAAGTTGCTACTTGCCAGAGCGCTTTCTCCGAACCCTGAGCCTATGTTAACCCGTTTTTCAAACTTTAAAATTGAAGAAAGGAGTTCTAAAAATTTTACACTACTTTGTTAAGATTGGCTTTGAAAGGtgtgcaaaatcctaaaaatgatTTGCAACTAAACTGATCCTAATGATTTGAATGTTATTTATTACGAAAAAAGATAGATTTACATATTTTACACTTCCATAGTTGGTCTATAACTATTTACATATTTTACACTTACATATTTTACACTTCCATAGATTTTacgaaaatgattttttttttgttttaattttagcatCAATAATTTTAGATTTACAATTCAGGATTATCAATTGTAACTCGATGATGGCACAAGGCAAATGCCCATCTTAATCTTCATTTAACATTGCAGAACTAATGTGAAAACAAAACACGCCAAGctagtaaaagaaaatattgaCTTCATTCTTGATTTGCACTGTACATCATTCATTCTTCAACATCTCGCCAAAAAATTGTTGACAATCACCCGACATGTATAGTTCAGAAGATTACGAGAACAGTGAAGCAAAAAATCTAGCAAGTTCACAGGACTACTTCTGCCCAGTCACCCCGAGACACAGTTTGTTAATCTCCAGGTCTGATATTGCCAACATTTACACAAAAAAGACTTGCTTACAGGCAAAATGGCTGGGACATCATCATACTTCACCGGACATCCAAAAGGGCAGCTATCTTTGCCTTCCATAAACACTCTTCAAGCACCGATCCATAGGAAACAGTTAAGTGTCCAAAATAACCATGATGACAACGAAAATGGTATTACTTGGCTTTGAGTAACTCTAGTGCTGGAAGGAGTCACAGCTGAGTATCGTCTGAACTAAACAAGCCAAATCCCCTGTTGGCTGCTTCGCGAGTTAGAACAGCCTTGGACTCGTCACTGAATAAAGACAAATTATACGCCAGATGTTCTTATTCTGGCTGTATTAAGTAAAGCAGATGAGAAGAGTTCCCAGAACAATACCTAGCGGCTCAAGGAAGGCCTACCTTAATCATCTACTTGAAGTTCCTTGAAGAAGATATGTAGCTTTACACCGGACCTGCAATATCAATATATTTTCAGTACTActtataaatttattaagaaATGAGAGAGAACATCAAGTTCTTACCTTTGAAGCAAAGGGCCTCAGATCCGTACTGGTAATTTGACAAGAACAGTTACGTAAACAGAGACCCCACATTTCACGTAGGATCGGTTTGTCGTTCAACAGGGGATCGAATAAAAGCCAATTTTCTGCCAAACTCAAGCCTATATACATCTTGAAAAGGTTACATTTGTTGTCTCTCACATTAATTGAGATCAGCAACCTCAAGATCTCTTCTGCATCAAGTACCTTTAATGGAGTAACAAGATGAAAAGCAGCAGAAATTCAGGACAATTGGTTGATAAACCACAGGGCAGCAAATAGGAACACCAGCAAGCAGTCATCAAGTTAAACAGCCTATTAGCTAGAAACCACATACTGCAAACTAATATTATAGACATATTACTATCTTGCTACTGGACAACCAATGGTATAAACAACTTGATTCAAACTACATCAAGGTAGCAAGAACGTGACCGCAAAAGGTAAATTAGCTAAGCAAAGCATAAAGCACTAGAAAAGAATCAGTTAATCTTCTAAAGATTGACAGTTCTAGAACATACTTTCCACCAATCTGGGTAGAGTCAAGCAACATAATACTTATTAAGTTTAGCAGCTTTCAGATTTTGTCACATTAATTTTAGTCGTATAGTGATCAGGTCAAAAAGGCTAGGTTCTAAAATCTGTCTTAGTGTCAGAATCTGATGTCTTCTGTCAAAGCTAATGAATGCTTCAGCAAGGTTAGGTGCTCACATATAGTGAGTTACTAGGAAATAAAATTATTCTGAAGTAAAGTAGGAGAAAAGTCTAAAAAGGGCAGCTTATGTCCAACAATCAGCCAAGAAATGTATCTTCTATGATAACACACACACATTGTGCACAAAAGTACAAATGGTTGCAGACCATCAATTGATATAACAGTGATACCGACATCAAGTTGTACCTTAGCATCAAAGCATTTCACAAGAAATTGGAAAGCCACAGCACTTCTGAGGTGCTTACTACGCCCATCAATTGCTGAGATACTGTCTACAATTCTCAGGCAATTTACATCTGTAGGCAGTCTTCATTAAACAAAATCCATAGTAAGAAAAGATCAGCAAATTATCTGCAGCAAAAACTTGgtgaaggaaaacaaaaggatgaaGAAGAAGGCTGACAATGGCTTTAAACATAGCAGATAATTTTGCTTAGCAGATCATCTAAAAGCATAAGAAAGAGCAATTCCAACATTCTCATGCACTTTCTCTGCCCAATGTTAACCTCCATCCACTTCACTCTCTCCAGAAAATGTCCACTTGATCATTACGTGTCTTATGTACAATCTCATGAACCGATTGGTAGGTATCAGACTTGGATGTGGGATACAAATAAAGATAACCTAGAATTTTAAGTCATAGACTCATAAACAACATTCCCTTTTTGAGAATGCATTAGTCCTCTGGACAATTAATCACAAAATGTAAATTGAAGGTAACTTTGGTGTATTGTGACATGTCTCATGATTATAGAAATGATACATCTTAAAATATGTGCAAATTTATAATGCTCAAATAATCTGGGACAGGGAAGTAGCATTCTTGGAAGCTCATACTAAATGCATTATCCATAACTTCACAAACCTATCCACAAGCAGAAAGTTCCCATACTTGATATGAGTAATTAACACTTGTCACATACGAGACTTTTGGCCTTCTGTCTCATGATATGAGCAATTAGTTGTCACACTGACAACGCTTGTCGGATACAAAACTTTTGGCCTTCTGTCTCATAAAGAAACATGGATGGGAATATCCTCTTGATTTACCATATCAAACTCAACCAAGTCAGGAACAATACTTATGCACCTTTAAAtctctcatttttgtttcgTCTATGCCCATTATTAAGGATAATTCCAAGTACAGTTTCTAAAATTCCTATATGATAACCAAAGAGAGACAAATGACAAGGAAAGGCACCAGATAAAGCAGACATACTAATTCTCTAAATTAATGCAGAAGGGACTAAAACATTATAAGCATCTAGAAAACCTTAATGCAAGGCATTTTGCTATTTGGTGACAGCTTGCTTGCCATTCATCATCTTTGAAGTAACTAATAGCTGCAACCAGACACTCATGTAGAACCACGGAGAGGCCCAACATTACGCGATCTAGACACATAGTGATAATTATATATGTCAAATCCTCTGCCTCTGATGAAGATAAGATTTGCCATGTGTTCCTACAAAAGATAAGTACAGTCAAACCAGTAGAAGATTTGCAGTACTTAATATGAGGATTCTCTATATAGCTGAAACATTAGAAGCAGCGAAAAATTCAGTTAGGTCATACCTTACTTGGAAGCAAACTCTAACATATTTAATCCAGTATTGAATATTCTGAGGCGGTCCTGGACAATCAGAATCTGAAAAGAATCGAAAAGAATGCAAACAAAAAAGGTTACAAATTCTTAAGTTACTACCTTGTTgaatgaaatcaaagaaaaacaaCCCTATGACCTAAAATCTGTTTTTCAGTTAAGCATTTAACACTAGCATAAAATCCACAGAATAGCTTAGCCTGGaatttttacttttgtttatttatttttattcactttAACAAGACAAGCATGAACTTAAAGACTGAAATT is drawn from Coffea arabica cultivar ET-39 chromosome 1c, Coffea Arabica ET-39 HiFi, whole genome shotgun sequence and contains these coding sequences:
- the LOC113727271 gene encoding uncharacterized protein → MKGDRMAKRSSFGSVVRRRLSDITNSAPQPRSPSNVEKPSLDPSSKEYIDHLAKENMALVKLIQDKNKVIELNGIELQKLRINLQKMQMQNWNLAQANSVMIAELNFGKEKMMTLQHEISCKEALLKSRSLEIKERELTPAEETKHDNSKNRRPRFTRSRSVGHCTTVSHQVAAKEAAENKRLCLRRQSASSKMQQQENKENLFELEDVMLPTAGVPTDFGPASSPFTYKDCKDDKQHGAELKSRRPERTSIGGRPLRKAAEKVQSYKEVPLNSKMRRAN